ACGGGCGTGCGGTTCTCCTTGAAAAACCTGCCTATCATCTTCCCATCGGCGCTGAATACCTCAGAGGCGACGCTCTGTTGCGGGTTCCTGATATCGGATATGCGCGGCGACCTGCCGAACAACCACAGGAAATTGATGTTCATAAGTAAAAGAAAAAGCAGGAAAAAAATGAAGGCAAACGCCACGGTGCGCAACACCCTGATGTACAAGCGGCGCTTTTTATTTATTTCTTTCCTTGCCTGCCGCCATTGTTTAAACTGAGATAAGATGTTCCATAGTTTTGCTCTTAATAGTATGGCTTTGAGTTTTATCCGTGCAAAGATGTCCTTCAGCATAGTTTGCAAAGGTACGAAAATGTGAGCAGATATAATTTATAATAGATTACGATACGTTTAGAAATATTGATATGAAATATCAACTGATACAATGTTGCGCCTCTTTAAGTTATTATAAGATTCAAATCAGGGAGTGAATTAGCTTATGATGTGTAGTAAAATAATTTTTAATTTAAAATCTAAACTTCTGTAGTATTAGGTTGTAGTTTTTTTCATTGACCGATAATTAATTCTTTACAAAAATGTTTTACCTATGTTTTACCCTTTGTCGAAAATTAGGATTTAATCATTTAATTATCAATCGTTTAGGTCGTTAAAACTGTGACTCCGGGGGGACTCGAACCCCCAACCGACAGAACCGGAATCTGCTATTCTATCCAATTGAACTACGGAGCCAATCGCTTGCAAAAATAATAATTATCAAGGAATTATCCTGATGTTTATTTGTTTTGATTCTCCATGGAAAGAATGTAACTTTGCTTACAAAATATATAACCATGATCACAAAAGCACAAATTGATGATTTCTATAAACAAGGAACCATTGCCATTATAGGCGTATCAAGAAATAAAAGAAAATTCGGCCGCACGGTGTACGATGAACTCCGGAAAAAAGGCATTAGCGTGGTTCCGGTAAACCCCAATACCTACAATATAGAAGGGGAGAAGTGCTTCAAAGAAATTGCAGCCCTGCCGCAGGAGATAAAAGCTGCTGTTATCCTTACCCCCAAACCAAAAACACTGGAAGCTGTGCAGCAATGTACAGGCAAGGGGATAACAAATATCTGGGTACAGCAAGGGTCGCACACCAAAGAAGTGCTGGACTATGCCGGCAAAAATAATATAAACATGATCCACGGCAAATGTATCATGATGTTTTCTCAGCCGGCCGGCATGCATAAATTTCACCGCTCTGTGATGAAGTTTTTTGGCAGGTTGCCAAAATAATTTTCTATGGAAAAGCCATACCAGGAACTTATTATTTATTACCTGAGCGGTACCGGAAATGCTTTGACCTCGAGCCGCTGGATGGCTGAAAAAGCTGAGGAAAAGGGCTTGGCTGTTCAGTTGATGCCCGTCGACCGACAAAAGTTTATCGAAAAACCTGATGTCAAAGGAAAGGCTTTGGTGGGGTTTTGTTATCCCACACATGGGTTTGGCACTCCTTGGCTGATACTGAAGTTTTTCTGGAGGTTTCCCAGGATAAAAAATGCGCATGTATTCTTAAGCAGCACCCGTGCCGGTTCGAAGATGAGTAAGCTGTTTTTGCCCGGCCTTAGCGGTGTAGCCATGTGGGTGCCTTTTTTATTGTTATTGCTGAAAGGGTACAGAATAAAAGGAATGCTGCCTATCGACCTGCCTTCAAACTGGATCAGCATACACCCGGGATACAGGAAAAAAGTCATTGCTTCGATGTTCCAGCGTTGCGAAGGCATTGTTAAGCGCTTTGCTGACCGGGTAACCGATGGAAAAAGTTTTTTTCATTACTGGGTATTTGTCATGCTGCCGATTGATATCGCTATAATTCCGATCACTTTCGCGTATCAGTTATACGGGCGGTTCTTTCTGGCAAAGCTTTTTATTGCCACCGACAAATGCAATGCCTGTGGTATCTGTTATGAAAAATGTCCTGCAAATGCTATCAGGATGTACGGCGCAAGGCCATACTGGACGCTTCACTGCGAAAGCTGCATGCGCTGCATCAATCTTTGTCCTGAGAAAGCCATACAGGTTTCGCATCTGCTCTTAGCGATGATCTTTATTACAGTTTCAGCGCTGCCGATATATGCTTTGATTTTCAGGTTTTTTGGCACTTTGCCGGATACTGCTTTTAAAATTACCGAAAGTTTGCTGAATTGGGGTGTTACATTGCTTATGTATATCTTAATTTACTTAGTAGTGTTTTTTCTTCTGAAATTCAAAATTTTTAATCTGTTATTTGAATATACCTCCCTGACCCGGTATTGGCGAAAATACAAAGCTCCCGGTGTTAAGGCCGGCGATTACAAAATGCCCGGCAGCAAAAAAAAATAAAAACTCAGATTTGATTTTTCTTTTCGATCCTCGCTGCGATCTGTATGCTGATTTCGTATAACAGGTACAGCGGAATGGTTACCAGCGCAAGGGTAAACGCATCCGTGGATGGCGTGATGATGGCTGCGATGATCAGTATTACTACAAATGAATGTTTCCGGTATTTCTTCAGAAATCCGGCGCTGATCAGTCCGATTTTAGCAAGAAAATAGATAAGCGCGGGCAATTCAAAGATGATGCCTGTTGAAAAGGGGATGACAGCTATGGTGGAGATATATGAGCCTATCGTAATATGGTTGGTGATCTGCGAACTCAGCTCATAGTTGGCCAGAAAATAGATGCTTAAAGGCAAAATGACGAAATACCCGAACACCAGCCCGAGAAAAAATAAAATCAGGATGTAAAAAACGATACGTCCCGAGTGTTTTATCTCATCAGCAGACAGGGCAGGGCGTACAAAGCGCCATAAGCACCAAAGTATGTAAGGAAACGCTAAAATAAAACCAGTTAAAAACGATATGACCATATGCCAGCGGAATTGCCCTGCTATGGTAAGGTTTATCAGCCTGAAATCAAAACTTTCTATGCAAAGCGAATCGGTATTCACCAGTGAGCCCAGCCTGCATAACAGCCGGTAAGTAATAAAATCCTTGTCTTTTGGATTAAGAATAATAGTATTGAAAATAAAATCCTTAAAAAAGAACGCTGCTATTGATAAAACAAAAAAAGCTATTAATGATCGGATAACGAATGCACGTACGACTTCCGCATGTTCCCAGAAAGAGGCATCTTCCTTTTTGCCGGCAAGCTGGCTCAACAGGAACTTAAACATAAAGGTAGAGATTATTTAGGCTCATTGCCTCTGTCGGATGTTGATGTATCGTTTTTACCACTCACTTCATCCAATTCGTCCATTATTTCGCTTTTCCCTTTTTTAAATTCGCCAACACCCCTGCCCAGGCCACGCATCAGTTCGGGGATTTTTTTTCCGCCGAACAGTACCAGTATGATGATGGCAATGATAATGATTTCCTGCCCACCAATGATACCAAGTAAAACAGTTTGCAAAGACATAAAAATTGTTTTTGATATTAC
This is a stretch of genomic DNA from Bacteroidales bacterium. It encodes these proteins:
- a CDS encoding EFR1 family ferrodoxin (N-terminal region resembles flavodoxins. C-terminal ferrodoxin region binds two 4Fe-4S clusters.), translating into MEKPYQELIIYYLSGTGNALTSSRWMAEKAEEKGLAVQLMPVDRQKFIEKPDVKGKALVGFCYPTHGFGTPWLILKFFWRFPRIKNAHVFLSSTRAGSKMSKLFLPGLSGVAMWVPFLLLLLKGYRIKGMLPIDLPSNWISIHPGYRKKVIASMFQRCEGIVKRFADRVTDGKSFFHYWVFVMLPIDIAIIPITFAYQLYGRFFLAKLFIATDKCNACGICYEKCPANAIRMYGARPYWTLHCESCMRCINLCPEKAIQVSHLLLAMIFITVSALPIYALIFRFFGTLPDTAFKITESLLNWGVTLLMYILIYLVVFFLLKFKIFNLLFEYTSLTRYWRKYKAPGVKAGDYKMPGSKKK
- a CDS encoding twin-arginine translocase TatA/TatE family subunit, with protein sequence MSLQTVLLGIIGGQEIIIIAIIILVLFGGKKIPELMRGLGRGVGEFKKGKSEIMDELDEVSGKNDTSTSDRGNEPK
- the tatC gene encoding twin-arginine translocase subunit TatC, whose translation is MFKFLLSQLAGKKEDASFWEHAEVVRAFVIRSLIAFFVLSIAAFFFKDFIFNTIILNPKDKDFITYRLLCRLGSLVNTDSLCIESFDFRLINLTIAGQFRWHMVISFLTGFILAFPYILWCLWRFVRPALSADEIKHSGRIVFYILILFFLGLVFGYFVILPLSIYFLANYELSSQITNHITIGSYISTIAVIPFSTGIIFELPALIYFLAKIGLISAGFLKKYRKHSFVVILIIAAIITPSTDAFTLALVTIPLYLLYEISIQIAARIEKKNQI
- a CDS encoding CoA-binding protein — protein: MITKAQIDDFYKQGTIAIIGVSRNKRKFGRTVYDELRKKGISVVPVNPNTYNIEGEKCFKEIAALPQEIKAAVILTPKPKTLEAVQQCTGKGITNIWVQQGSHTKEVLDYAGKNNINMIHGKCIMMFSQPAGMHKFHRSVMKFFGRLPK